Sequence from the Eriocheir sinensis breed Jianghai 21 chromosome 22, ASM2467909v1, whole genome shotgun sequence genome:
CCAAATTAAACATTTTCCCACAACGAATGCATAAAAAATTATTTTCTTTTAGAAAACTATGTAGTAGCCTACTTTATCCATTATCTGATATCCCATATATGATGAAAGATTGAGGATTCCTGTTACCACCTGAAGACTTCCTACAAGACAATGTTTCCAGAACTATAGCCTGACCTTCAATTGAGGCATACCTGTATACCAGATTATTCTGTCAGCTCCCTAGGGAAGACTACACAGGTGACAGGGCAGGGCTGGCAGTAATGCACACTGCTGGCAGTAATGCACACTGCTGGCCGGAAGAGCAAAGTTAGATGTCATACTAATTAGGAATGGCTGCTAACCTCCTTGATAATGGGACCATCAAAGATTTCAGGGAAAAAATCAGAATGATCGTCGGAATCGTCATCAGATTCAAGGTGATGGTGGATCCCCTGAACCTGAGAGATGGAGCGACAAGGGCACTGGGTGAGTCAGGGCTAGTGCTTCCCCCACGCCCGGTGGCCCCACCAACACAGTCCTCAGAACGGAAACCCCTCAGCCCTTGCAACTCAAGACTACTTTTCAATTCAACTTTCCAACAAAAATTTCAACACTTAGAGCCATGAATTAAACAGTGATTTTCCTAAGCTGTCATGCTGCAAGTATCTACACAAGAATGAAAAAGGCCTAACATTTCTAAGCGAGGTGCAGAAATTAAAGTAATATTAACCTAACAGTTCAGGAGGATATATTCTTAGGAATAGGATTATCCCTTAAAATAGACAAAAATGTAATGGCTATTCTTCAGTGTCACACTGCAGTAATGGAGGATTATGCAACTAGCTAAATAAAGCTCCTGAGGCAGAGATTAACTAGCAAAAATTTAACTTTAATCAGGCATGCTTGAATAATATTGTGCGGCTGTACAACCTCATCATATCAAGGGTCTGGCAGGAGCTGTGCCATTCCTGCATTAACTTTTAGGATCAACTAAACATGTATCTAATACATGATGTGTATGGGTGGAATATTTAACAATTTAGTTCATATAACAAAACCAACCCAATGCTTTTTTATGAATTTCAGCTTCAAAGACAAATCAGACAAAGGACAAAGGTTgcacatacattatatatatatatatatatatatatatatatatatatatatatatatatatatatatatatatatatatatatatatatatatatatatatatatatatatatatatatatatatatatatatatatatatatatatatatatatatatatatatatatatatatatatatatatatatatatatatatatatatatatatatatatatatatatatatatatatatataaactgttgacaaaaaaatgaagataaaacaaaaaaaatattcttcCTCCTTACATGCAATACAAATATGtataaattaatctctctctctctctctctctctctctctctctctctctctctctctctctctctctcatctccaaaATTTTGCACCATCAGTTTGACAGACTTATTATCACCATACATTGAGCCTGGCAACCCTGCTCCATACACTTTTGTGCTCTCCAGGGTTCAGAGGTTTCTTTCACAATCTCTTTGAGCAAAAGAGGAATATAGTGAATACTGAGCTTGCTACAGATgctttttatctgttttccttttttagcaATGACGTTTACATCCTGTTAGTCAAGATGAACACCTAGTACCTCAGCAATGATAAAGAGGCCCATTCACTGACATAGAGAGCCATCAACATGTCCAAATTATATTCGCCAAAAATGGAATGACCCAAGAACATTTGAAAACGCTAGCCACTCTCACTCAACCAAAATCTGTTGTAATATATATCTTTCAGCTTGCACCAAAACAGATACTTCTCAAGAGTGAAGTGAAACAAACCTCTGAAACTTTTCAATGGTTCCCTGACAATACATTTCAATGCACAACGCCATTACATAAGCCTCTCAAGAACTTTAATAATTGTAaatatctttcctcatttcttgccATTACTGCGTACCCATCAACACTCATTCACTTCATGCTTGCAGTACCTCAGTGACATAAATAACTAGGGAGTCTTAACAAAATTATTTAATACTGACATCTAGGGTTTTGTATAGAGGTCAATCTGAGTGAGTGGACATTTTTCAGACACATGTTGGCACTCCTTCACATTTTCACACATCCATTCAGAAAATTACTGAGCATACAAACACTCACCACTTCCACTCTTACCATCCCAAACACTAAATTTAACCTACATCTACATATTATAGCAACAATGAGGATATTCATGTTTCTAGTAATACCAGTAAAAGTAATGGGAATATCTTACCGGTAGAGGAGTGATTTCATTCTTGCGGTTGACCTCAGCCAAAGCATTGGACACAAAGTCATCCCATTGGGTTGCCTTATCCCCAGGCAGATCCTGCACCCAGTAAATTGACAGATTTAGTATACAGCCAATCAGTGCACTGGAGAATTTACAtttagcatagaaaaatacaaaaatatattaaaaataaacagCATTTCAAATGTAAAATGAAACCTcaaatacatgtgtgtgtgtgtgttttttcttaatACTGTGACACCTTGACACACCTGAATTAGCTGCTTTATGCGATGTTCATTGGGCCCAATTTCTGCCTGTTGTACAATGGTATTGGCCAACTGCCTCAGATGTCCCATGTATCCTCTCATGTTATGGATTTGTTTACCACTGAAAAAGATATATCTCTTAGTTATGCTACAGACTATCTCAAACATTAATTCAGCTTTTAAATCTACCTATTCCACAAACCTGCATAATGACAATCACTTACTCTTGTGATTCACTGTTGTCCTCATAGGCAGCAACAAGCCTTTCAATGATGCGGCACTGAGTGAAGAGCTGGGTCAGGAGGAGGTGGTCGCCCGCTCCCTCAGGTGAGGTGGTTGATGGGGCCTTGGTGAGGATAGCTGTCAGGCACTGCTCCACTTGCGTGTGTAGGAAATTATTCAACATAAACTTGAAAAATAGGTCCTGAAAGAAATAAACAATTTTTACGATTCACTTCTAATCGGATCATCACTTCTGTAATTGGTAAATGAGAGCTCATGTACGAAACAATCATCATATACAGTCTCCCCTGACATTAAAGGGAGTTAGGGAACAGAGACTCCAAGAATTGGTCAAATTTGCAACTATTCAACATCCCCTGTGAAGTTAAAACCATAAGCCACTGAAAAAAAGCCATGAAAACCATTTCTAGTACCCCAAAACAACAGTGTAACACCTGTATACTGTAATGCATTCCAACATAACCCACACACAAACTGCTGAGTTGAACACTATAATGTTTGCAATATACTCCACAATTCAACAACTGTCAGGAGAATACAGAAACAACTGCACTCTCCATGCCTGATTGTAGGATACCTTTTTTTTGCTGACATTGAGTTAATCAcctattttgaatatttttgagTTCTGCATCTTAATAATCTTAACAGCTTAGTACAGCACAATTTCTCACCAGTAAGTGTTCAACCGTATTAAGTTCATAAAGGGCATTATGGACGATGGGGTCATTGGCAACGACCAGCGCAGCCACTAATGTCACAACCTGAAGACGAGTGCTGCCCAAGGGCTCTAGTTCCTGCCCATAAGCAGTTGGTATTAAGCCTTTCTGTAGTAAAGAAACCCAAGTGTAAATGACAATAATTACACTTCAAAATATCAAAACTATTCCACAAAATACAAGATGATATATGTGAAAATTTTCCATACATTTCATACTCATTAAGAAAAGGTTATTCATTCATGTACTACCATCCAGTAGTCTGGTACCTAAATCTGATGATGCAAAACAAGGCTAGTCTGCTACAAACCTGATTAACAGACTTATAGCAATATAAACCAACCTTGGGTGGGTGAAGGAGAATGTTATGGAGATTTGGCAAACGTTTGGCCACTGTTCTGGCAactatatttctctttccttcgctgGATTCACTATCACTAGAGTCTATGGATGATGACTGCTGCAACCTGAAAAACATATTAAATAGATTTCACACATTTCTCAAAATTTAGCAACAAAACTTTAAAAATAACATAGTCACAATATATGTTTTGCCTATGTATGTGAACTCAATtacccttgttcttgttctagctgttgctgctgctgctgctgcacctgTTGTTGCGATGGATGTGAGGGCATCGATGACCGAGCCGACAGAAGTGTCAGCAAGATATTAATAACGTGTGCCAAGGATgactcattcctttcttcatgtAAGAGGAGGTCCAGCATTTTGTTTATTGTTTCTTCACTATGGGTGAATGTCAACAAAAAGGATTAGGCAGTGCACTCATTATTTAAGACACCATGTATTACAGGAGGTAAATTTCTACATGACACAATGACAGTGAAAGCACAAAACAACTTCTTGCTCACCTTTCCAGAGTCTGTAGGAGCGGATTGGTAACCTGCTGGGCTTCAGAAGCTGCATCCCGACAGGAGGCACTGATCTCACATAGGATACTGTCAGCACTTGAATGTTCATCAGGATCAGCCTCTGGTGATAATCTTTCTACAAGTCGCTCTATCAGCTGACAATCATTCAGCCACTGGGTGTTGGAAAGAGTAGTGATGTTGGAGTGCAGGAGAGCTCATGCAAGCTTGACATTAACTGGTCACCCAAATGAGGTGTAAGTGAGAGCGTGGCCAATATATCACACTGACTGCTAATCCTGCCTGACTAAGGCAAGTGGCAAAACATTCGAGTCTCCTATACTCCATCATGCCTGGTTGGAAACATAGGTGATGAGGGAAATTGATCAAACAAGTTTTTCAGAGCTCACCTGATGCACACTCTGACGTATCTCATCCTCCTCCACGTTACAAATAAGCCTGAGCAGAAGGTCCATTATAGCTGACGTCCCCACGTGCTGTACCGCAAGCTCAACAAAATCACCTTTGGATTTTAAAAAGTCCAACACCTGGAAGCAAGTGAACTGATAGGAATACCAGTTctacagagaagagaagagaatacacTTTATAAGAATGTGTCAAGATGAAATTTATTGTTGGCTTCACAAGGCAGGCCTTCTTCCTTCACCACAGTCATGTATCAGTGTCTGTACTACGCTTTCTGTACATTCATGAAATTAAGAGCTATGCTTTCTGTACATAAAGAAATTGAACATACTATGGTCATTCTAAAGACATTATTTTATACCACTCTACAAAGCAAAATTAGTGAGGCTTGAAAATAAATGCCATGAAAGATGCAGCAATAAAAAATTAAGACTTAAAATTGCTCATGATGCAGCAAGTACTCCAACAGGCAAACAAGAGAACAATGCCTTTTGTTTCTTTAATACTTTCAGAACTTTGCAAATCATGAATAGACAACCATAATCTACTTTAAGAAGTTGATCATACACAAGTTACTGCTTATATACAACAAAATTAAGAGCTATCTACAGCAATCATGCTGTCATCACAAAACTTAAAACACTAATCATCAAATGCATATTGGCACTCCACAAATATTTCTCAATTCTGGAATATTTAATGCTCTCAATAACAAGAGGCCGaagtggtggaagagaagaaggccaAGCTTGCCGTGTGTGAGTGGGAGGGCGACAGTCTGACCGACATAGAGATCAGGTCATCTAACGCTCAGTACTCCAGGTCAGCCATGGGCCCAACAGTGTCTAAACTCACTAACCAAGATGTATTCATTGTGGTGAACTTGACAAAAAATGTGAAAGGACCTACAGATTATTCAATTCACATGATAAAGAAGATTAAAGCAATctaaaaagtaagaagagaataggaatacagtggaaaatataatataaataggttACAGATTTTAAAAAATCCTAGACAGTATGTGAACTGATGCTGTGTTGATCTTACCATTCTGACTATACATGTGTTCATGACACTCACGGGATAGGCTGACACCTGTTTACTGATACACCTCGGAATGATGCAAGCAACAGATCACTTACTCTCATTTTACCAACGGCACAGTGGACACACCAGCAATTCACAGGTAATTCTTACTATCAACAAAGCTTAAGTTTTGAGCAACTAATAATACAAGCTTTGAGAAAATaaattaagtaaaaacaaaataaaattattCTATTGGTTAACaaaattttactttatttatgctGGGCAATCCTAAACTTAATTCCCATGGAACTTCTAAACCAATACACAATATTAAAAGGCAAACTGAAGACAAGTCATGATAATGATGAGCAGAACACATTTCTCTGAAATACCTTCTGCACCATTCCACAGTCTAATGTCAATCCTTCTTTCATATCTCAATATGTGTAAATGTAGAAGtacttaaataaataaataattattgTTGACCCTTGATATAGAGTAAGGTTCAAAATTCCATCTCCTGGAACAGGCTTGCCTGTCAGGTAACTTCTAGGGTTGAGAAATTGTGTAGAAATGAATGTGTCTAAGCCTCAGATAGACATGATTGTTTACCTACAGCTATTGTGATGTATGGGTTATGTATCTTTTTTGAAGTACAACAAACTCTTTGAAATATGTAAATTATGCAAGATAAACAAAAGTACAAAGACACTTTTCATTCTCCTATTAACCAAAAATGAATGTGTCTATGATATAACAATATAAAGAAGTGTTTTGCATGCTGTTTACAGCAATAGGTAGAAACTAGCTATCAAGTCAGTTCATGATAATGTGTGTTACCCATTATGGATGAAAAGTAATGACACTTGTAAAACATCCAACCTTTTAAAGTTGATATGCCAGTCACATTCATGAGATCCAAAGGCCTTCTTTCTATCGACAAAAGGAAAGGTTATATATGACAAGCTAACGTGTACTAGGAGATAGAAACTACCTGGATTATTGCCCTTCCTCATTGCACAGTCTGTAGTAAGATGTGACCATGCTGCCACAGAGCTACAGTGGCAACATAATGTTTCTCTGTAGGAACAAACTCACCTGCTCAGACCTCCTTTGTACCAACATCCCAAGCACTTTGGAGAAGAAAGATGCTAGAAGAGGATTTAAAGGCTTTTCCTTCTTCAAAAATCTGGAAAGGAGTACAAAGATTTTGTTATTTCTCCCAACTTTTAATTTAATGTATGTTTCTGTATATAAGAAGCAACCTAAATTAGAATGATAAGAAAAAATTGAATAAAGATTTCTAGAGCCTGCCCAGATCTGACGGTGAGAGCCATCACTCACTCCAGACCATGTGCATTACTCAAAAACCCTCAATGTTCATGTTCTATGAGCTAACCAGTGATCCTGAGCTGCTAGTCTAGTGGGCCTCAATTACTTACTAGGTGAGGCCATGTTACTGTCTAGAGAGTTACATTATTTGTCCAGGGTTGATTAGTTTATGAAAATTTGTCAATTGGAAAAGTGACAATACCCATAGAAAATGGACATATTCaataaaaaaatcactaaaaCAAATGTTAAAATGCCTTGTTAGTTCCCTGtatcttttcaactttttttttccctaatgCTTTAAAAGCTCTGCTTGTAAGAGCCTAACTCCTCTCGTTATTCCGATTCCTGAAGTAAATAGTGTGATGTGATCTGAACTAGCAACATTCTCATCTCAGAAGGATCCCAACTGCAGTGACACGCAAGTGACCACGACTATACCAACGTAAAACACCACGCCAGCCAGTTGGACTACAAAGCAGCAACTTCACTTATTTAGGTAGAAAAAATTAATGAATCACTTCCTGTTTTTAGCTTTATTCTACCTTACACTAAAAGGCAATATATACGTATTTGAAGTTTCTGCTTCCTATGAGGTCAGGGAACTATTTTCCTGTACAGAATGTGAAGTTTTTGTATGACACAATTATTCCTTGATCCTCGAGGTATATACCATATTAAAGAGTTCCAGACCTACAGACAAAAtagttgaaaataaaaatataacttAATATACTCACTTGTACAAGACATCAAGCAAGCCTGTGGAAGCCACAAGTTTGTCAATGATGGCAGGGACATCAGCTGTGAGGAGCTCAGCGGCTAAGTTGGCATACTTAAAGCGCATCTGAAGCTCCCCATCAGTGGAGGGCTCGTTAACCACCAGGAACACCAGCTCATCTAACACTTCAGCCCGTGTCAAgctggaggaaaaggagcaggaataAAACAAATTTCAAATTTACAAATTCTAAATCACAATATctcaaaataaatcaaattatGCTTTAGTCCAAACACTTACAAGTCTATGAGCTTCTTGTTTTGTGCCTTGCATTCTTGTAGGAGTTCATCCTCATCCATAAGCTCAGAAAGGGTAACATCCTGCAACATACAGTGAATGCAATGAAAAAATTAAACaatttaaaaacacacacacacacacacacacaaggctggatataaatgtagatatggagacaggactattagagcttagctcgggcccagtagactacaaataggtaaatacatacacagacacacacacaaaatgtagATGTATTTACAATATCAGACCATGCCATTCACATCtatcaataataaaataaaaaataataataaataaataaatgaataaataataataataataataataataataataataataataataataataataatgataattataatttaaataatacaaaattaaaaagctaaaaaaataaaatgcattCTTACCTCTTTTTGTAGAAGAGTCTCAATCTGAGCTGAGGAACCAAAATTATATTTCCAAAACATCTTGTTTCACCTGAAAGGTAACAAAAGATCTTGTTATTACTATTCTATTGATTACAAATGAATCATAATTATGAATTGGGAGGCTTCGCACCACCCTTGTATCCAACACCATCTCTGTATAAATCTGTAGCCTTATTTCCAAAGTAAAAGCTCAACCGGTGCCGCTTTAGCGTGCGGTCTATCCAACTATTTACACTTTAGTGTACGGTCTACCCCAATATTTACAATGCAGCGTTCAGTCGACCTTAATCAACTACAGGTACTTTATACTACAGGATGATGATAACACAAGTTAAATAGTGCTGACtaattattcattattttccagAAGATTGTTGTCTCTTAAAAATGCAACTGCTGTTTCCTGTCAAAATGACATGTCTGTACAAATCTTTTAACAGCCTTGCAGTTAGCAGAATGAGTTATACTGACGTTATCGGCCTCAATGCAAGGACAGTGATGTGGGCGTTTGACGATTGTCCTTTTATATAGACCAGTCAGGAGCACTGACAAGACATCATTAGCCAAGGTTTCCAGAGGCAGGTCAGATTATATGCCTGTGGTCAGGTCATTACTCAGGTCAGGAGCATTCAGGTATCAACACAACACAAGATGAGGTCTCAGGAAACATATCAGATCACTACATAGCTTAGACTACAGATACAGGGTAGACAACAAACACTGTGGTAGACTGCACCCCAAAGAAGCATCGCTCAACCTTTAGTCTGGGAACCACTTGTGCCCTGCATCCTACAGTCCAAATGACCAAATTAAAGTCAGTGCCTTCAGTGGACCATCCACAGGAAATATATGAAGCTCAGTGAACAGCATATTGTGCAACTCTGAAGATTATGTAATAGTTACCCTGATTTCAGTATGATTTCTAACATATTCATTGGATTTCAAGATCAACAGTTACTTGAATCACAAGAGGATGCTAATCAGCAAGTAGGGGACCATATTCTACCTGAAAATGTGATCTGCAACAGTATATTTGTTGAATTACATTGAAAGAAGGGTAAATGTGTAGTTTAGCTCCACCTCCTCAAATTACCATATACACACTCATATTATGGTTAGAGAGTGAAGATACAtgaccataatatgaaggcacacATATTTAGAAACTAACCTAGGCTAAGCAAACCTAACATGCTCATTCAAGTGTCACAGATGCGTAGAAGAGTCAGGGCGGAGGCTGCTGTCCAAAGTGAAGCGGTTTAGTTATTTTAGGTTTCCTGTATTAGTGTAGATTAGTTTCTAACAATGTGCGGCGTAATATAACGGTTAAGGGGCATGTATTTTCATCCTTTAACCACAATATGACAGTGTATATATGTGGTGGCACGAGGTGGCGTAGCTAAACAACACATTTTCCACAAGAAACTTTTCATGTTCATTATTCATTCCCAAGACAAAATATAGTAGGGGGTTACTGTTATGCTGTGTgttgccttggtgctcatctctgtcacattagcCTTCGAGCATGTGGTGGGTAGAAGCCCTTACCTAAGGACACAATGCCATTGTCAGCATACTCTGTACCCAACTTACTGGAGTCCACTTCTAGATAAGATAATTGGAGATAGGTTAATCTATTGGATGAGGTTAGGTAAGTGACCCTAACTCTCATGATGCTACTGGCCTAAATGGTTGGAACCTCCTAACATGGGCTCTGCCCTCTTCAACTCTCTTTGTTTCTAATTTCATCACATAGCAGTTCATATTGTGGTTGTTATTCGTGTACGTAACAAACGAAGCCTCAAAACtcaatgaaactaaaaaagacCAGGGGACTGTTGAAGAGACGACAGCTTACTAGTTTTGAGACACAGGCTGTTTATTTCTGGGCAAAATATGAGGTTTTATTATGTAGATAGTTTTATTTAATTGACTTTTCAATACCTGGGGTGGACCCGCCACTGCCCCGCTCCCACCCAGTACCACTGACCAGTGCAGAGGACCACTCCCGCTGCTGCCCTGTCCTGTCCCACGCTGAATATTTCCGCCGGCCACACCGCAGGCCGAATAAATTTTAACTACCAACCtagcctaatttaacctaacataacctacctaACAGGGGGCTTTGCCCCCTTATCCCCCATAACAGGAGgactttgcccccctcgacccccttaaCGAgagggctttgcccccctcgacccccccttctattttcctgGAAGTCATTCATTACTgaactgcattcagggaccaaaacaAGATACATGACGTGAGCCTTAGCCTCGCCAGGGGTGGCCGCCCTCCTCAACACTGGCCCAGCAGCTTGGGACGGGTTC
This genomic interval carries:
- the LOC127002166 gene encoding serine/threonine-protein phosphatase 6 regulatory subunit 3-like isoform X5, encoding MFWKYNFGSSAQIETLLQKEDVTLSELMDEDELLQECKAQNKKLIDFLTRAEVLDELVFLVVNEPSTDGELQMRFKYANLAAELLTADVPAIIDKLVASTGLLDVLYKFLKKEKPLNPLLASFFSKVLGMLVQRRSEQNWYSYQFTCFQVLDFLKSKGDFVELAVQHVGTSAIMDLLLRLICNVEEDEIRQSVHQWLNDCQLIERLVERLSPEADPDEHSSADSILCEISASCRDAASEAQQVTNPLLQTLESEETINKMLDLLLHEERNESSLAHVINILLTLLSARSSMPSHPSQQQVQQQQQQQLEQEQGLQQSSSIDSSDSESSEGKRNIVARTVAKRLPNLHNILLHPPKKGLIPTAYGQELEPLGSTRLQVVTLVAALVVANDPIVHNALYELNTVEHLLDLFFKFMLNNFLHTQVEQCLTAILTKAPSTTSPEGAGDHLLLTQLFTQCRIIERLVAAYEDNSESQDGKQIHNMRGYMGHLRQLANTIVQQAEIGPNEHRIKQLIQDLPGDKATQWDDFVSNALAEVNRKNEITPLPVQGIHHHLESDDDSDDHSDFFPEIFDGPIIKEWISMLSISSSGSKHEWGLTEGEADQPDEGPSFLQVGHEEEEDGGEDKDRVLYQHMEASQVWGGEQGFKEMDMDVIGDFRYADDEFKDQDDNLSGPLQRLTTQALALSGVTGVGGGTPSGNQGVEGGGEAGIGDRDLFEELCSNRSSSMGVFDDMWTDKEKEITFSQESQPEESEKDKEQASSSEDEDEEDISGLRAGETKMEVDQDGFCIFKTEWAEVFDKRPAGEGDDKNEPVNPWNSAPMSDTADNTGWADFSPFTSSASVDPFGKKLDPERSAFAPDFSGVFSNPTVSQQDSSTTVFGENASTQEAFRADFSNINFDSAFETNCDDHKNTVTSTGEPQNSFLSSRGLMKKELEDCNEAGTASTTLSQGEAKPGDSQPQQEEVAPSPSDPPVES
- the LOC127002166 gene encoding serine/threonine-protein phosphatase 6 regulatory subunit 3-like isoform X1; its protein translation is MFWKYNFGSSAQIETLLQKEDVTLSELMDEDELLQECKAQNKKLIDFLTRAEVLDELVFLVVNEPSTDGELQMRFKYANLAAELLTADVPAIIDKLVASTGLLDVLYKFLKKEKPLNPLLASFFSKVLGMLVQRRSEQNWYSYQFTCFQVLDFLKSKGDFVELAVQHVGTSAIMDLLLRLICNVEEDEIRQSVHQWLNDCQLIERLVERLSPEADPDEHSSADSILCEISASCRDAASEAQQVTNPLLQTLESEETINKMLDLLLHEERNESSLAHVINILLTLLSARSSMPSHPSQQQVQQQQQQQLEQEQGLQQSSSIDSSDSESSEGKRNIVARTVAKRLPNLHNILLHPPKKGLIPTAYGQELEPLGSTRLQVVTLVAALVVANDPIVHNALYELNTVEHLLDLFFKFMLNNFLHTQVEQCLTAILTKAPSTTSPEGAGDHLLLTQLFTQCRIIERLVAAYEDNSESQDGKQIHNMRGYMGHLRQLANTIVQQAEIGPNEHRIKQLIQDLPGDKATQWDDFVSNALAEVNRKNEITPLPVQGIHHHLESDDDSDDHSDFFPEIFDGPIIKEWISMLSISSSGSKHEWGLTEGEADQPDEGPSFLQVGHEEEEDGGEDKDRVLYQHMEASQVWGGEQGFKEMDMDVIGDFRYADDEFKDQDDNLSGPLQRLTTQALALSGVTGVGGGTPSGNQGVEGGGEAGIGDRDLFEELCSNRSSSMGVFDDMWTDKEKEITFSQESQPEESEKDKEQASSSEDEDEEDISGLRAGETKMEVDQDGFCIFKTEWAEVFDKRPAGEGDDKNEPVNPWNSAPMSDTADNTGWADFSPFTSSASVDPFGKKLDPERSAFAPDFSGVFSNPTVSQQDSSTTVFGENASTQEAFRADFSNINFDSAFETNCDDHKNTVTSTGEPQNSEFERADREETMRREEKEEVEEEEVEKELMDNFNFLSSRGLMKKELEDCNEAGTASTTLSQGEAKPGDSQPQQEEVAPSPSDPPVES
- the LOC127002166 gene encoding serine/threonine-protein phosphatase 6 regulatory subunit 3-like isoform X3; this translates as MFWKYNFGSSAQIETLLQKEDVTLSELMDEDELLQECKAQNKKLIDFLTRAEVLDELVFLVVNEPSTDGELQMRFKYANLAAELLTADVPAIIDKLVASTGLLDVLYKFLKKEKPLNPLLASFFSKVLGMLVQRRSEQVLDFLKSKGDFVELAVQHVGTSAIMDLLLRLICNVEEDEIRQSVHQWLNDCQLIERLVERLSPEADPDEHSSADSILCEISASCRDAASEAQQVTNPLLQTLESEETINKMLDLLLHEERNESSLAHVINILLTLLSARSSMPSHPSQQQVQQQQQQQLEQEQGLQQSSSIDSSDSESSEGKRNIVARTVAKRLPNLHNILLHPPKKGLIPTAYGQELEPLGSTRLQVVTLVAALVVANDPIVHNALYELNTVEHLLDLFFKFMLNNFLHTQVEQCLTAILTKAPSTTSPEGAGDHLLLTQLFTQCRIIERLVAAYEDNSESQDGKQIHNMRGYMGHLRQLANTIVQQAEIGPNEHRIKQLIQDLPGDKATQWDDFVSNALAEVNRKNEITPLPVQGIHHHLESDDDSDDHSDFFPEIFDGPIIKEWISMLSISSSGSKHEWGLTEGEADQPDEGPSFLQVGHEEEEDGGEDKDRVLYQHMEASQVWGGEQGFKEMDMDVIGDFRYADDEFKDQDDNLSGPLQRLTTQALALSGVTGVGGGTPSGNQGVEGGGEAGIGDRDLFEELCSNRSSSMGVFDDMWTDKEKEITFSQESQPEESEKDKEQASSSEDEDEEDISGLRAGETKMEVDQDGFCIFKTEWAEVFDKRPAGEGDDKNEPVNPWNSAPMSDTADNTGWADFSPFTSSASVDPFGKKLDPERSAFAPDFSGVFSNPTVSQQDSSTTVFGENASTQEAFRADFSNINFDSAFETNCDDHKNTVTSTGEPQNSEFERADREETMRREEKEEVEEEEVEKELMDNFNFLSSRGLMKKELEDCNEAGTASTTLSQGEAKPGDSQPQQEEVAPSPSDPPVES
- the LOC127002166 gene encoding serine/threonine-protein phosphatase 6 regulatory subunit 3-like isoform X7, which produces MFWKYNFGSSAQIETLLQKEDVTLSELMDEDELLQECKAQNKKLIDFLTRAEVLDELVFLVVNEPSTDGELQMRFKYANLAAELLTADVPAIIDKLVASTGLLDVLYKFLKKEKPLNPLLASFFSKVLGMLVQRRSEQNWYSYQFTCFQVLDFLKSKGDFVELAVQHVGTSAIMDLLLRLICNVEEDEIRQSVHQWLNDCQLIERLVERLSPEADPDEHSSADSILCEISASCRDAASEAQQVTNPLLQTLESEETINKMLDLLLHEERNESSLAHVINILLTLLSARSSMPSHPSQQQVQQQQQQQLEQEQGLQQSSSIDSSDSESSEGKRNIVARTVAKRLPNLHNILLHPPKKGLIPTAYGQELEPLGSTRLQVVTLVAALVVANDPIVHNALYELNTVEHLLDLFFKFMLNNFLHTQVEQCLTAILTKAPSTTSPEGAGDHLLLTQLFTQCRIIERLVAAYEDNSESQDGKQIHNMRGYMGHLRQLANTIVQQAEIGPNEHRIKQLIQDLPGDKATQWDDFVSNALAEVNRKNEITPLPVQGIHHHLESDDDSDDHSDFFPEIFDGPIIKEGFKEMDMDVIGDFRYADDEFKDQDDNLSGPLQRLTTQALALSGVTGVGGGTPSGNQGVEGGGEAGIGDRDLFEELCSNRSSSMGVFDDMWTDKEKEITFSQESQPEESEKDKEQASSSEDEDEEDISGLRAGETKMEVDQDGFCIFKTEWAEVFDKRPAGEGDDKNEPVNPWNSAPMSDTADNTGWADFSPFTSSASVDPFGKKLDPERSAFAPDFSGVFSNPTVSQQDSSTTVFGENASTQEAFRADFSNINFDSAFETNCDDHKNTVTSTGEPQNSEFERADREETMRREEKEEVEEEEVEKELMDNFNFLSSRGLMKKELEDCNEAGTASTTLSQGEAKPGDSQPQQEEVAPSPSDPPVES